Proteins from one Bradyrhizobium amphicarpaeae genomic window:
- a CDS encoding ABC transporter ATP-binding protein, with protein MAETALLEIEDLHAWYGASHILHGISLHVKEGEVVALVGRNGAGKTTTLRTMMGLMPKATGRVRFAGRELLPLRAHQRFHLGLAYVPEERRIVPGLSVRENLRLGLVAAGSGIEERAAIDEIAETFPRLKERLDQEGVTLSGGEQQMLAIARALIAKPRMILLDEPSEGIMPVLVEEMGVLFRRLRDEGKTLLLVEQNVEWALRLADRAVIIDQGEVVHQSSAAALLADKDIQERYCAV; from the coding sequence ATGGCTGAGACCGCGCTGCTCGAAATCGAAGATCTCCACGCCTGGTATGGCGCGAGCCACATCCTCCACGGCATCTCGCTGCACGTGAAGGAGGGCGAGGTGGTTGCCCTCGTCGGCCGCAACGGCGCCGGCAAGACCACGACCTTGCGAACCATGATGGGCCTGATGCCGAAGGCGACCGGCCGCGTGCGCTTTGCGGGCAGGGAGCTTCTGCCCCTGCGTGCCCATCAGCGCTTCCACCTTGGCCTCGCTTACGTACCCGAGGAGCGGCGCATCGTTCCCGGGCTGTCGGTACGCGAGAACCTCCGGCTCGGTCTCGTCGCGGCCGGCAGCGGCATCGAGGAGCGGGCAGCGATCGACGAGATCGCCGAGACCTTTCCGCGCCTGAAAGAGCGCCTCGACCAGGAGGGCGTGACGCTCTCCGGCGGCGAGCAGCAGATGCTGGCGATCGCGCGCGCGCTGATCGCCAAGCCCAGGATGATCCTGCTGGATGAACCCTCGGAGGGCATCATGCCCGTCCTGGTCGAGGAGATGGGTGTGCTGTTCCGCCGCCTGCGCGACGAGGGCAAGACGCTGCTGCTGGTCGAGCAGAACGTCGAATGGGCGCTGCGGCTGGCCGATCGCGCCGTGATCATCGACCAGGGCGAGGTCGTGCATCAAAGCAGCGCCGCAGCGTTGCTCGCGGACAAGGACATCCAGGAGCGCTACTGCGCGGTCTGA
- a CDS encoding ABC transporter ATP-binding protein: MSGELLRAEGIGKRFGGFVALEDITLSFVAGQLTSIIGPNGAGKSTFFNILSGVLTPTSGKLHFRGRELNGLPQHRFVHQGISRSYQITNIFPDLSVHENVRVAAQALTVRFDIWRNRARLVELSARADAVLDAVGLLGKRGELAKFLSHGQQRALEIAIALVSEPELLLLDEPTAGMGPEETKDMVALLERLADKRTVLLVEHKMKMVLGLSKRVVVLHHGRLLADGAPDEIRSNPDVRRVYLGQSEGYG; encoded by the coding sequence ATGAGCGGTGAGCTGCTCCGGGCCGAAGGGATCGGCAAGCGCTTCGGCGGCTTCGTCGCGCTCGAGGATATTACCTTGTCCTTTGTGGCGGGGCAACTCACCTCGATCATCGGGCCGAACGGCGCCGGCAAGAGTACGTTCTTCAACATCCTCTCCGGCGTGTTGACGCCGACATCCGGCAAGCTGCATTTCCGCGGGCGCGAGCTGAACGGCCTGCCGCAGCACCGTTTCGTGCATCAGGGTATTTCGCGCTCCTATCAGATCACGAACATCTTCCCTGACCTGTCCGTGCACGAGAACGTGCGCGTCGCAGCCCAGGCGCTGACCGTGCGCTTCGACATCTGGCGCAACCGCGCCCGGCTGGTTGAGCTGAGCGCGCGTGCCGATGCGGTGCTGGACGCAGTCGGCCTGCTCGGCAAGCGCGGCGAACTGGCAAAATTCCTCTCGCATGGCCAGCAGCGCGCGCTGGAGATCGCGATCGCACTGGTTTCCGAGCCGGAGTTGCTGCTGCTCGACGAGCCGACCGCCGGCATGGGTCCGGAAGAGACCAAGGACATGGTCGCGCTGCTGGAGCGGCTCGCCGACAAGCGCACCGTGCTTCTGGTGGAGCACAAGATGAAAATGGTGCTGGGCCTGTCCAAGCGTGTCGTGGTGCTGCACCATGGCCGCCTGCTCGCGGACGGCGCGCCCGACGAGATCAGGAGCAATCCGGACGTGCGCCGGGTCTATCTCGGACAGAGTGAAGGTTATGGCTGA